In Methylotenera sp. L2L1, the following proteins share a genomic window:
- the ruvC gene encoding crossover junction endodeoxyribonuclease RuvC, which produces MSVTRILGIDPGLRLTGFGVIEKVGEKITYIASGTIKTASAKKSKVEGDPEREELPARLKIILDGLFEVIDTYQPNQVAIEKVFVNVNPQSTLLLGQARGAAISAAVIRNLSVAEYTALQVKQAVVGNGHAQKEQVQEMVKRLLKLPAAPKPDSADALACAICHAHGGQGLGLMATAGFRVRGGRLVG; this is translated from the coding sequence TTGAGCGTTACCCGAATTCTCGGTATCGACCCAGGCTTGCGCCTGACAGGCTTTGGCGTGATTGAAAAAGTAGGTGAGAAAATCACTTACATTGCCAGCGGCACCATCAAAACCGCCAGTGCTAAAAAAAGCAAGGTAGAGGGTGACCCAGAACGTGAAGAGTTGCCAGCACGGCTTAAAATCATCTTAGACGGATTGTTCGAAGTTATCGATACTTATCAGCCTAATCAGGTGGCGATTGAAAAAGTGTTTGTGAACGTTAATCCGCAATCTACTTTGTTGCTTGGGCAGGCACGTGGTGCTGCCATTAGTGCTGCGGTGATTCGCAATTTAAGCGTTGCCGAATACACTGCGCTACAAGTGAAGCAGGCGGTTGTTGGTAATGGTCATGCGCAAAAAGAGCAAGTGCAAGAGATGGTGAAGCGCTTACTCAAGTTGCCCGCTGCACCAAAGCCTGACTCTGCTGATGCGCTTGCTTGTGCAATTTGCCACGCGCATGGCGGTCAGGGCTTGGGTTTGATGGCTACTGCCGGTTTCCGTGTACGAGGCGGTCGGTTGGTTGGGTGA
- a CDS encoding YebC/PmpR family DNA-binding transcriptional regulator, whose protein sequence is MAGHSKWANIQHRKGRQDAKRGKIFTKIIKEITVSARLGGGDPNMNPRLRAAVALAKEENMPSDNITRAIKKGTGELEGVSYEEIRYEGYGINGAAIIIDCLTDNKQRAVMDVRHALSKHGGNLGTDGSVAFMFKHCGSLVYEPGTSEDKVMEVALEAGAEDVVTNDDGSIEVITPPADFVAIKEALEAAGLKAVMGEVTMKPDAEVVFTGDDAVKMQKILDALEDLDDVQDVYTSAVIEE, encoded by the coding sequence ATGGCAGGTCACAGTAAGTGGGCAAATATTCAACACCGCAAAGGTCGCCAAGACGCAAAACGCGGTAAGATTTTTACTAAAATCATCAAAGAAATCACGGTATCAGCACGTCTAGGTGGCGGTGATCCTAATATGAACCCACGGCTACGTGCGGCCGTTGCCTTGGCAAAAGAAGAAAACATGCCATCGGATAACATTACACGTGCGATTAAAAAAGGGACGGGTGAGTTAGAGGGCGTTAGCTACGAAGAAATCCGCTACGAAGGTTACGGTATCAATGGTGCCGCCATCATTATCGATTGCTTAACTGATAATAAACAACGCGCGGTGATGGATGTGCGTCATGCTTTGAGCAAACACGGCGGTAATTTAGGTACCGATGGTTCTGTTGCTTTTATGTTTAAGCACTGCGGCAGCTTGGTGTATGAGCCAGGCACCTCCGAAGATAAGGTGATGGAAGTCGCACTGGAAGCTGGCGCTGAAGATGTGGTAACTAACGATGATGGCAGTATTGAGGTGATTACACCACCAGCTGATTTTGTGGCCATTAAAGAAGCACTTGAGGCCGCGGGTCTCAAGGCGGTGATGGGTGAAGTGACAATGAAACCTGATGCTGAAGTTGTCTTTACCGGTGACGATGCGGTAAAAATGCAGAAAATTCTGGATGCACTGGAAGACTTAGATGATGTGCAAGATGTTTACACATCTGCTGTGATTGAAGAATAA
- a CDS encoding DMT family transporter — MENSTKNTISAFVALIVLTIIWGYNWVVMKSALQYAGPFQFAALRVFLGAIVLFVVIYATKRPLGLKEFPTMLVLGLLQTVGFTGLLVWALVEGGAGKTAVLTYTMPFWVMLFAWPMLGEKVQGWQWLAVISAVFGMLLIFDPLHIKADGFSMFLAIVSGVSWALSAIISKKLHRRSPHLDLLNLTAWPMLLGSIPMVVVAFIVPATPIQWTGYFIGAVLFNVFLSGALAWLLWLYALQILPAGVASMASMLAPVIGVLAAWVQLNEVPNRMELIGMVLIALSLVIISFVSIKKHAPVDPAIGQE; from the coding sequence ATGGAAAATAGTACAAAAAACACCATTAGTGCATTTGTTGCGCTGATCGTACTCACCATTATTTGGGGCTACAACTGGGTAGTGATGAAAAGTGCCCTGCAATATGCAGGCCCATTTCAATTTGCTGCCTTACGCGTCTTTTTAGGTGCAATTGTATTATTTGTTGTGATCTATGCCACCAAACGACCCTTGGGTCTTAAAGAGTTTCCTACCATGCTGGTATTGGGTTTGTTGCAGACGGTTGGCTTTACAGGCTTATTGGTTTGGGCATTGGTAGAGGGTGGCGCGGGTAAAACTGCCGTACTTACTTACACTATGCCATTTTGGGTGATGCTGTTTGCTTGGCCGATGCTGGGCGAGAAAGTGCAAGGCTGGCAGTGGCTAGCAGTGATCTCTGCTGTGTTCGGCATGCTGCTGATCTTTGACCCTTTGCATATCAAAGCAGATGGCTTCAGTATGTTCTTGGCAATCGTCTCAGGTGTGTCTTGGGCGCTGTCTGCCATTATTTCTAAAAAACTACATCGACGTAGCCCGCATCTGGATTTATTAAATCTGACGGCTTGGCCTATGTTGCTAGGTTCTATTCCGATGGTTGTTGTTGCGTTTATCGTACCTGCTACCCCCATTCAATGGACAGGCTACTTTATCGGCGCTGTATTGTTTAATGTGTTTTTGAGTGGTGCATTGGCTTGGTTATTATGGCTGTATGCCTTGCAGATATTACCTGCTGGTGTGGCCAGCATGGCGTCCATGCTGGCACCAGTGATTGGTGTGCTGGCGGCGTGGGTGCAGTTAAATGAAGTGCCCAATCGTATGGAGTTGATTGGCATGGTATTAATCGCATTATCGTTAGTGATTATTTCTTTTGTCAGCATTAAAAAACACGCCCCTGTTGATCCCGCAATTGGGCAAGAGTAG
- a CDS encoding YybH family protein produces MSNIQQQISEINQNFDHAFNTKNSAAISALYDASAVVMPAPAGEPVVGAAAVQSFFQGLIDAGVIEHQLTLLDAVEDGNLAYQRGKWAGAMLNEQGEKQTFGGNVHLVYRKQTEGGWKAVTHIWN; encoded by the coding sequence ATGAGCAATATTCAGCAACAAATCAGTGAAATCAATCAAAATTTCGACCATGCATTTAATACCAAAAACTCAGCAGCTATTAGTGCCTTATACGACGCAAGTGCAGTGGTGATGCCAGCGCCAGCAGGTGAGCCGGTGGTGGGTGCTGCGGCAGTTCAATCATTTTTCCAAGGGCTTATTGATGCTGGGGTGATTGAGCATCAGCTAACCTTGCTTGATGCCGTTGAAGATGGCAATCTCGCTTACCAGCGTGGTAAGTGGGCAGGTGCGATGCTTAATGAGCAAGGCGAAAAACAAACCTTTGGTGGTAACGTGCATTTGGTTTATCGCAAACAAACTGAGGGTGGCTGGAAAGCAGTCACGCATATTTGGAACTAA
- a CDS encoding MarR family winged helix-turn-helix transcriptional regulator, whose product MLELKDLPTTGVLHKFAERYPDADITAVSSFLHLLRVATDLSIALDTCLSKHGLLQGRWWVLILLMREDSYTSTPSVLANKAGVTRATMTGLIDGLEQGGLVERVFTKSDRRSVLIHLTDAGQAKLDAVMPDYYQRLRLCMKGLNEAQRIQLEQMLDLINLGIPELTKQK is encoded by the coding sequence ATGCTAGAACTTAAAGATTTACCCACGACAGGCGTGCTCCATAAATTTGCTGAACGATATCCCGATGCGGATATCACAGCAGTGTCGAGCTTTTTGCATTTGCTGCGCGTTGCAACCGACTTGTCCATCGCATTGGATACTTGTTTAAGTAAGCATGGTTTGTTGCAGGGGCGCTGGTGGGTGCTTATTTTGCTGATGCGTGAGGATTCTTACACCTCAACACCATCGGTGCTTGCAAATAAAGCTGGTGTCACGCGCGCCACGATGACGGGCTTAATCGATGGTTTAGAGCAAGGCGGTTTGGTCGAGCGTGTATTTACAAAAAGTGATAGGCGCAGTGTGTTGATTCACCTCACTGACGCAGGACAAGCCAAGCTGGATGCTGTGATGCCAGATTACTACCAAAGATTGAGGCTGTGTATGAAAGGTCTCAATGAAGCGCAACGCATCCAATTAGAACAGATGTTAGATTTAATTAATCTAGGCATCCCAGAATTAACCAAGCAAAAGTAA
- a CDS encoding PAS domain S-box protein, which yields MSSLSILHLRSIKTRVTLFTITIFVIGIWLLSFLNIQKLYEDLEKELGYQQSSVASLLASQINEELSSRVALLNKIAEIAAQKSLSNQTELQTLLENQVAIESNFNAGAFILDANGIAIASVPLSVDRIGVSYIKRAFVVAALKRGESSISKPVIGTVIKEPLFNVVVPIKNKDGKTIGAILGVTTLGKPNFLDKIFQNNYGKSGYLLLEDAKNRLVITGTDKRRIMQPLPQHGANALTDRHVAGFDETDISINPLGVEVLITSKRVPISDWFIVAGLPTHEAFSAIRKLKVHIFLIATFITFIAAGLTWWMLRRELAPMFATVKKLTALSKSGGSHKPLPIETHNEIGELIESFNNLLEALEKREAHLSILLKTIPDLIWLKDINGVYISCNTMVERFFGTTEANIIGKTDYDFVDKDLADFFRDHDRKAMIAGKTTVNEEWLTFADGGYHGLFETKKAPLIDSNGHLIGIFGIAHDITARKNNELKLRLLSTAIEQSPTSVAITNLESKIEYVNPTFTKEAGYNPDEVIGKNPRILQSGLTDKSVYDDMWSKLALGQNWTGEFINKRKNGEIYYEEAYISPVLDDSGKTTHYVALKVDITEKKQVQSALKKSNEQLNNLLQSMAEGAYGVDVDGNCTFVNNSFLTILGFQHADEIIGKHIHTLIHHSHIDGSDYPADTCKVYSAYKNNIEIHCADEVFWRKDGQAISVEYWSRPIFEEGVMVGAIATFIDITERKKMEEKIQQLALHDMLTDLPNRRLLLDRMDQILMASKRSHLYSALIYLDLDNFKPLNDTLGHEAGDQLLIEVSNRLKNCVREMDTVARMGGDEFVAIITKISSNQVKAKSQAAIVAEKIRSSLSEPYYIKVINDENKETIAVHHCTASIGVVLFSGENNTSKEALIKIADGAMYQAKESSRNNVVFSENNQL from the coding sequence ATGTCCAGCCTTAGCATTCTTCACCTTCGCTCTATTAAGACTAGGGTCACATTATTTACCATCACAATTTTTGTGATTGGCATATGGCTACTTTCGTTTCTAAATATACAAAAACTATATGAAGATTTGGAAAAAGAGCTGGGTTATCAGCAGTCGTCTGTTGCGTCTTTATTAGCAAGCCAGATTAACGAAGAATTGAGTAGTCGCGTAGCACTTTTAAATAAAATTGCTGAAATAGCCGCTCAAAAATCACTAAGCAACCAAACCGAACTTCAAACATTATTAGAAAACCAGGTAGCAATTGAAAGCAACTTCAATGCTGGCGCATTCATCCTTGATGCAAATGGTATCGCTATTGCCTCAGTCCCTTTGTCAGTTGATAGAATTGGCGTTAGCTACATTAAGAGAGCGTTTGTTGTAGCTGCTCTGAAAAGAGGAGAGTCCAGCATATCCAAACCTGTGATTGGCACTGTAATCAAAGAGCCACTATTTAATGTCGTGGTCCCGATTAAAAACAAAGACGGTAAAACAATAGGCGCTATTCTTGGCGTGACCACACTAGGAAAGCCAAATTTCTTAGATAAGATTTTCCAAAACAATTATGGCAAATCTGGATACTTACTGCTGGAAGATGCTAAAAACAGATTGGTGATTACAGGTACCGATAAGCGCCGTATTATGCAGCCACTACCCCAACATGGCGCTAATGCACTGACTGATCGACATGTAGCAGGCTTTGATGAAACCGATATCTCAATTAACCCATTAGGTGTGGAAGTACTGATCACATCGAAAAGAGTACCCATCTCTGATTGGTTCATTGTTGCCGGATTACCTACGCATGAAGCTTTTTCTGCCATTAGAAAACTAAAAGTGCATATCTTTTTGATTGCAACTTTCATTACCTTTATTGCGGCAGGTTTAACTTGGTGGATGTTAAGGCGTGAACTTGCACCAATGTTCGCCACAGTGAAAAAATTAACTGCACTATCAAAATCAGGCGGCTCGCACAAACCATTACCGATTGAAACGCACAATGAAATTGGCGAACTGATTGAGAGCTTTAACAACCTATTGGAAGCTCTGGAGAAAAGAGAAGCTCACTTATCAATTTTATTAAAGACTATTCCAGACCTCATCTGGCTAAAAGATATAAACGGTGTGTATATTTCTTGCAACACCATGGTTGAGCGCTTTTTTGGTACGACAGAAGCCAATATTATCGGCAAAACTGATTATGACTTTGTTGATAAGGATCTCGCTGATTTTTTCCGAGATCATGACCGTAAAGCCATGATAGCTGGCAAAACTACCGTCAATGAAGAATGGCTTACCTTTGCTGACGGAGGTTACCATGGCCTGTTTGAAACAAAAAAAGCACCTTTGATTGATAGCAATGGTCACCTAATTGGCATCTTTGGAATTGCTCATGACATTACGGCGCGCAAGAATAATGAACTTAAACTACGCCTATTATCCACAGCCATTGAGCAAAGCCCTACCTCTGTTGCGATTACCAATCTTGAGTCTAAAATCGAATATGTAAACCCAACCTTTACAAAAGAGGCTGGTTACAACCCAGATGAAGTGATTGGGAAGAACCCTAGAATTTTACAATCAGGGCTCACCGATAAATCAGTTTATGATGACATGTGGTCTAAACTGGCGCTAGGCCAAAACTGGACTGGTGAGTTTATTAACAAACGTAAAAATGGTGAAATTTATTACGAAGAAGCTTACATCTCACCAGTGCTTGATGATAGTGGCAAGACAACTCATTACGTCGCGCTAAAAGTAGACATTACAGAAAAGAAACAAGTACAGTCAGCACTTAAAAAATCAAATGAGCAGCTAAACAACCTACTACAGTCAATGGCAGAAGGCGCCTACGGCGTTGATGTTGACGGAAATTGCACGTTTGTGAACAACTCGTTCCTGACAATCCTTGGCTTTCAGCATGCCGATGAAATTATCGGCAAGCACATACACACACTGATTCACCATTCGCACATTGATGGCAGTGACTACCCAGCTGATACGTGTAAGGTTTATTCTGCTTATAAAAATAATATAGAGATTCATTGTGCTGATGAAGTATTTTGGCGTAAGGATGGCCAAGCCATCAGCGTTGAATATTGGTCTCGTCCTATTTTTGAAGAAGGAGTGATGGTAGGTGCTATTGCCACGTTCATTGACATTACAGAACGTAAGAAAATGGAAGAAAAAATTCAACAGCTTGCGCTACATGACATGCTAACGGACCTACCCAATCGCAGACTATTACTAGACCGTATGGACCAAATACTGATGGCAAGTAAGCGTAGCCATCTATACAGCGCATTGATTTACTTAGATTTAGATAACTTTAAACCGCTGAATGATACGCTGGGACATGAAGCCGGCGACCAATTATTGATTGAAGTATCCAATCGTTTAAAAAATTGCGTGCGTGAAATGGACACGGTGGCTCGCATGGGAGGCGATGAGTTTGTCGCGATTATTACAAAAATCAGTTCAAACCAAGTAAAAGCAAAATCTCAAGCAGCAATAGTTGCTGAAAAAATTCGTTCAAGCTTATCTGAGCCTTATTACATCAAAGTAATCAATGATGAAAACAAGGAAACCATCGCAGTGCATCACTGCACAGCCAGCATAGGTGTTGTATTATTTTCAGGGGAAAACAATACGAGCAAAGAGGCACTCATTAAAATAGCTGACGGGGCCATGTATCAAGCTAAAGAGTCCTCTCGAAACAATGTAGTATTTAGTGAAAATAATCAGTTATAG
- a CDS encoding bifunctional diguanylate cyclase/phosphodiesterase — MRFLSLRWKLLLILFSVSAILSIASSYYFQHQLLLQFEQTRKEAQIKHAKQINGLISMNVERVRQLAATLPTFINMNHGLMKYDSPAFYRYFESFWSSFQIDMGVDNAKLYAPDGHVIATWGDEVHNNLSSHQGSWQSESWKKNWETILNKEVSNGLIECADTCSIYAFAPILQKGEVAGAFSIGASLADAVLSFKKTSNADLAIVFASDSSNIQNPLWGMRVAAASSPELLIPLITQVANVYSFSALSKKPVRYSDADNVYEISLVKLDTPHWTGNMQLIVIENIADDLAVVEKNSKQVMIFAMVAAVLILALLYVLLSIPLKRLRRIASSIPLLGQGAFQALRSNIKLHPHRLKDEVDILDQSAIDLSYKLESLEHEVIEKNLSLNNLFNEVSKEKDFATKLLNQAEAIIATTSIDGRILSINQFGVTLTGKNTGDLMYSDLPKSEFSALKGKLTEVASSKLYSYAHKTVLIASDQTSRNISWGHTCLQDDIKGEAILLSVGMDITEQTKSQEVIHHLANYDVLTNLPNRRLLIDRLKHALSASNRSGQHGALLFIDLDNFKSINDTLGHKVGDVLLQEVSKRLISCIREGDTVSRIGSDEFIVVLENLSTKAVESAAQVERIVRKIQQKLNLPFQLQTHSYQNSISVGICLFNELDKDTEELLKQVDIAINQAKRNGNNSICFYDPQMQERLTAYVTLERELNQAITAKQFVLYYQIQVDTAGTPLGAEVLIRWQHPKRGMVSPYEFIPIAEETGLIVPIGKWVLDSACAQLKVWKKSAKTKHLTLSVNVSAQQFLQDNFVAQVASAVKKNAIDPMLLKLELTESMLVNELDKTIATMHALQKIGIKFSLDDFGTGYSSLQYLKRLPIDQLKIDQSFVHEITNNISDQAIVRTIIAMTHTLNLNVIAEGVETEEQRQLLLDNGCYCYQGYLFGRPLPIDAFEARLKECLTR; from the coding sequence ATGCGCTTTCTCAGTTTACGCTGGAAACTACTGCTTATTCTGTTTAGCGTTTCTGCAATCCTTAGTATTGCCAGCTCATATTACTTTCAACACCAACTCCTACTTCAATTTGAGCAGACTCGAAAAGAAGCGCAAATCAAGCATGCTAAGCAAATTAATGGCTTAATTAGCATGAATGTTGAGCGGGTTCGGCAGTTGGCTGCCACGCTACCAACTTTTATCAATATGAATCATGGGCTCATGAAATATGACAGCCCAGCTTTTTACCGTTATTTTGAAAGTTTCTGGTCAAGTTTCCAAATAGACATGGGCGTTGATAACGCCAAGCTCTATGCGCCTGATGGCCATGTGATAGCTACATGGGGTGACGAAGTACATAACAACTTATCCTCGCATCAAGGATCATGGCAATCGGAATCATGGAAAAAAAACTGGGAAACCATTTTAAATAAAGAAGTTTCAAATGGATTAATTGAATGTGCCGATACGTGCAGCATTTATGCATTTGCCCCAATATTGCAAAAAGGTGAAGTTGCCGGCGCATTTTCAATTGGGGCATCGCTGGCGGATGCTGTTTTATCATTTAAAAAAACATCTAATGCCGATTTGGCGATTGTTTTTGCATCGGACTCAAGCAACATTCAAAATCCCCTATGGGGAATGCGTGTTGCGGCAGCGTCCAGCCCAGAGCTTTTGATTCCACTCATTACACAGGTTGCAAACGTTTACTCATTCTCAGCGCTATCGAAAAAACCTGTACGTTACTCTGACGCAGACAATGTATATGAAATCAGTTTAGTTAAGCTTGATACTCCACATTGGACTGGCAACATGCAATTGATTGTAATCGAGAATATTGCAGATGATTTGGCGGTGGTAGAAAAGAACAGCAAACAGGTGATGATATTCGCAATGGTTGCGGCGGTGCTGATACTCGCATTACTTTATGTGCTGCTGAGCATTCCACTAAAACGCTTGCGCAGAATTGCATCCTCCATTCCGCTCTTAGGGCAAGGAGCATTTCAAGCGTTACGCTCCAACATAAAACTACACCCTCACCGCTTAAAAGATGAAGTCGACATACTGGATCAGTCTGCTATCGATTTATCTTATAAGCTCGAATCACTAGAACACGAAGTTATTGAAAAGAACCTTTCACTGAACAATCTTTTTAACGAAGTTTCAAAGGAAAAAGACTTTGCTACTAAGCTACTGAATCAAGCTGAAGCCATTATTGCCACAACCAGCATAGATGGACGTATTTTATCAATTAACCAGTTTGGAGTGACGCTGACAGGGAAAAATACAGGCGACCTCATGTACAGTGATTTACCGAAAAGTGAGTTTTCAGCACTAAAAGGTAAATTAACCGAGGTTGCAAGCAGCAAGCTATATAGTTACGCCCATAAAACCGTATTAATTGCATCAGACCAAACATCGCGAAATATATCTTGGGGACATACCTGCCTTCAGGATGACATCAAAGGTGAAGCTATTCTTTTATCTGTGGGTATGGATATCACCGAACAAACAAAATCTCAGGAAGTGATTCATCATCTTGCAAACTATGATGTACTAACGAACCTACCAAACAGACGCTTATTGATTGATAGACTGAAACATGCATTAAGTGCCAGCAACCGCAGCGGCCAGCATGGAGCGCTACTTTTTATTGACCTTGATAACTTCAAATCAATCAACGACACACTGGGGCATAAAGTAGGCGATGTATTGTTGCAAGAGGTGTCTAAAAGATTAATATCCTGCATCCGTGAAGGTGACACAGTATCCCGTATTGGGAGCGATGAGTTTATTGTGGTGCTGGAAAATCTAAGCACTAAGGCTGTTGAATCCGCGGCACAGGTTGAGCGTATTGTTAGAAAAATTCAACAAAAGCTTAACCTGCCGTTTCAGCTACAAACACACTCGTACCAAAACTCGATAAGTGTGGGAATCTGCTTATTCAACGAGTTGGATAAAGATACGGAAGAGTTGCTAAAACAAGTAGATATCGCAATCAACCAAGCGAAGCGCAATGGTAACAACAGCATCTGCTTCTATGACCCGCAAATGCAGGAAAGGCTTACGGCTTATGTCACGCTTGAACGCGAACTTAATCAGGCGATCACCGCTAAGCAGTTCGTATTGTATTACCAGATTCAGGTTGATACTGCTGGCACACCCTTGGGTGCAGAGGTCTTAATCCGCTGGCAACACCCAAAGCGAGGCATGGTATCGCCTTATGAATTTATACCAATCGCAGAAGAAACTGGGCTGATCGTTCCTATAGGAAAATGGGTGTTAGATAGCGCTTGTGCCCAGCTGAAAGTATGGAAGAAATCAGCGAAAACTAAGCATTTAACGCTATCAGTCAATGTCAGTGCCCAACAGTTTCTGCAAGATAACTTTGTCGCGCAGGTAGCCTCGGCTGTGAAGAAAAATGCTATCGACCCTATGTTACTGAAATTAGAACTCACCGAAAGTATGCTGGTGAATGAGTTGGATAAAACGATTGCCACCATGCATGCTCTGCAAAAGATTGGTATCAAGTTTTCCTTAGATGACTTTGGAACTGGCTATTCATCTTTACAATACTTGAAGCGCCTGCCGATTGATCAATTAAAAATTGACCAGTCTTTTGTGCATGAAATTACCAACAATATAAGCGACCAAGCGATTGTGCGCACCATTATTGCAATGACGCATACCTTAAACCTGAATGTCATCGCCGAAGGGGTGGAGACAGAGGAGCAAAGGCAACTTCTATTGGATAATGGCTGCTATTGCTATCAAGGCTACTTATTTGGTAGACCTCTGCCGATTGATGCGTTTGAGGCGCGACTGAAAGAATGCCTCACACGCTAA
- a CDS encoding DUF3617 domain-containing protein: protein MRRCLFVLSLTSMSFAAHVNAADISIKPGLWEVTTTSDLLNFASQIPAEQMNSLNALAKEYGFDVPEINNGAAKSTTCITQEMAQQKILPGAVQNQAGCSVKKVTQNGNYYHMAFTCANTELNGNGTAEGSFTNAETFSGVTHFSGSIQNTPVNEQANVNGKWLANSCENTKTSK from the coding sequence ATGCGTCGTTGTTTATTTGTACTTAGTTTAACCTCTATGTCTTTTGCAGCCCATGTAAACGCCGCAGACATTTCAATCAAACCAGGGCTATGGGAAGTCACCACGACCTCTGACCTTTTAAATTTTGCGTCACAGATTCCAGCAGAGCAAATGAATAGCTTAAATGCGTTAGCCAAAGAGTATGGCTTCGATGTGCCGGAAATTAACAATGGTGCGGCAAAATCCACAACCTGCATTACTCAAGAGATGGCTCAACAAAAAATACTACCTGGCGCTGTTCAAAATCAGGCTGGATGCTCCGTTAAGAAAGTGACACAGAATGGTAATTACTATCATATGGCATTTACATGTGCGAACACCGAACTAAATGGCAATGGCACTGCAGAAGGAAGTTTTACAAATGCCGAAACCTTTTCTGGCGTGACGCATTTTAGCGGGTCTATCCAGAACACCCCAGTGAATGAGCAAGCCAATGTGAATGGAAAATGGCTTGCTAACAGCTGTGAAAATACAAAAACATCAAAATAA
- a CDS encoding chromate resistance protein ChrB domain-containing protein — protein sequence MKWVTRERPKIDRIACPWLIAKFIDKAPEFLYVPSSDVLKVAEVTGATPYDIPNVEFSHVGELCSFDAFLKKYNLNDPALLQLAAIVRGADTSNLDLTPQSAGLYAISLGLSKSYSDDHEMLKYGMVMYDALYAWCKDCQQESHNWPPTS from the coding sequence ATGAAATGGGTTACACGTGAACGTCCAAAAATTGACCGTATTGCTTGCCCTTGGCTGATAGCAAAGTTCATAGACAAAGCACCTGAGTTTTTATATGTACCTAGCAGCGATGTGCTTAAAGTTGCAGAAGTAACAGGAGCGACTCCTTATGACATCCCCAATGTTGAGTTTTCCCATGTTGGTGAACTTTGCAGCTTTGATGCCTTCCTCAAGAAGTACAATCTGAATGACCCTGCATTGCTACAACTTGCAGCGATTGTACGAGGGGCTGACACTTCTAATCTTGACCTTACACCTCAATCAGCAGGGTTGTATGCAATTTCTCTAGGTTTATCGAAAAGCTACTCGGATGACCATGAGATGCTTAAGTATGGGATGGTTATGTATGATGCTTTGTATGCGTGGTGTAAAGATTGTCAACAAGAGTCTCACAATTGGCCACCGACCAGTTAG
- a CDS encoding superoxide dismutase, which translates to MSTRREFLQNSAAIVGGLALASNVAQARDNIRVAPYQDKLTDSSGKYVLSPLPYAYDALEPVIDARTVELHYHFHHKPAVATANKAEDGLALARESGDFSLVKHYEKELAFALSSHILHTIYWTNLSAKGGSPTGELLKAIEDNFKSFDKFKAQMSAATISVEGAGWGILGYLPASGKLMILQCENHQKLTAWGVVPILVLDVWEHAYYLKYQNRRAEYINSLFSIINWGNVTARFDAAIR; encoded by the coding sequence GTGTCCACACGTAGAGAATTTTTACAAAATAGTGCCGCTATTGTTGGTGGTCTAGCATTGGCGAGCAATGTTGCACAAGCCCGAGATAACATCCGAGTTGCGCCTTATCAAGACAAGCTTACAGATAGCTCAGGTAAATATGTGTTATCACCTTTACCCTATGCTTATGATGCGTTAGAGCCTGTGATTGATGCCCGTACGGTGGAGTTGCATTATCACTTTCATCACAAGCCAGCAGTTGCAACTGCGAACAAGGCAGAAGATGGATTAGCATTAGCCCGTGAGAGTGGTGATTTTTCTTTGGTAAAACATTATGAGAAAGAGTTGGCATTTGCTCTGTCTAGCCACATTTTACATACGATTTACTGGACCAATCTATCCGCTAAGGGCGGTAGCCCAACAGGTGAACTACTGAAGGCTATCGAAGATAACTTCAAGTCTTTTGATAAGTTCAAGGCGCAGATGTCAGCCGCAACGATCAGTGTTGAAGGCGCTGGTTGGGGTATATTGGGCTACCTGCCAGCAAGCGGAAAGTTGATGATATTGCAATGCGAAAACCACCAAAAACTGACTGCTTGGGGCGTAGTCCCCATTTTAGTACTGGATGTATGGGAGCATGCCTATTACCTCAAGTATCAGAATCGTCGGGCTGAATATATAAACAGCTTATTCAGCATTATTAATTGGGGAAATGTTACAGCCAGATTTGATGCAGCCATACGTTAG